Within Protaetiibacter intestinalis, the genomic segment TCGTGATCTACCTGCTGCTCGTGCCCTACGACGGCCACAGCCGGGTGAGCGATCGCCCCGCCGCGGCACGCTTCCGCGACGTGCTCGGGGTGCTGCGCGAGGTGCCCCGCCACCCGCCGATCCTCGCGGTCATGGTGCTGCAGGCGCTCGTCGGGCTGTTCATCGGCTCGGCGGTCGTCACCCTGCTGCCCGAGTTCGGCCAGCTGCTCGGCCTCGAGGCGTCCGGGCTCGCCTACGGCCTGCTGCTCGTCGCGATGGCCACCGGCGCCGTCGCCGCCGGCATCGGGCTCGAGGCGATCGGGCGCATCCGGGTCAGCGTCCGGCTCGCCATCACGGCGACGATCGTCTTCGCCGCCGCGCTCGTCGTCTTCGCGATCTCGCGGAGCTTCGCGCTCAGCCTCGTCGTGCTCGTGGTCGCGGGGATGGCGAACCTCACCTCCTCGTCGACCTCGCAGGCGATCGTGCAGCTCGAGGCGCCGCCCGACCGCCGGGGCCGCTTCCTCGGGGCCTCGGCCATGGCGTCGAACGGCTCACGGGTCGGCTCCGGCATCCTCATCGGCGCGCTCGGCTCCTGGCTCGGTGTCACCTGGGCGGTCGGCATCGACGCCGCGCTGCTGCTGGCATCCGCGGCCGTGCTGCTCGCCCTCGTGCTCGTGCGGCGACGCCGGATGGAGACCCGCCACACGGCCCCCGTCGAGCCGAGCGAACCCGAGGCCCTCGGCGAGAACTGAGCGGCAGGCGCCTACAGCTTCTCGATCGGCGCGATCTTGACGAGCAGGCGTTTGCGGCCCGCGGTGTCGAACTGCACCTCGGCGACCGCCTTCGGGGCCTGGCCCGTGACATCCACGACGCGCCCCTCGCCGAAGTCGGTGTGCCGGATGCGGTCGCCGGGGGCCAGGGTCAGGTCGCCGTTGTCGCGCACCGCCCCCGTGACGGCGCTCGTCCACTCGCGCTTCTCGCGCGCGGGCGCGGGCGGCAGGGAGGTGGAGTAGCTGAAGCTCTGCCGGGGCCGCCCCGCGTTGAGCGCGCGCGAGCGGCTGCCGCCGTACGAGTTCGCCATGCCGGGCGACTGCCGCCAGTCGATGAGGTGCGCGGGAACGTCCTGCAGGAAGCGGCTCGGCATCGCGACGGAGGTGTCGCCGAACTGCGAGCGCGTCATCGCGAGCGAGAGGTAGAGGCGCTTCTTCGCGCGCGTGATGCCGACGTAGAACAGCCGCCGCTCCTCCGCGACGCCGCCCGGCTCGCCCGCCGAGATGCGGTGCGGCAGCAGGTCCTCCTCGATGCCCGTGAGGAACACCGTGTCGTACTCGAGGCCCTTCGCGGTGTGCAGCGTCATGAGGGTCACGGTGCCCGAGGCGTCGTCGATCTCGTCGGCGGCCGCGACGAGCGCCACTTCGGTGAGGAAGTCGACGAGCCGCCCCTCGGGGTTGCGCTTCGCGAACTCCTTCGTGAACGACAGGAGCTCCTCGACGTTCTCCGCGCGCACCTCGTCCTGCGGGTCGCGCGTCGCGCGCAACGCGTCCACGTACCCCGTGCGCACGAGCAGCTCGGTGAGCACGTCGGCGGGCGGCGAGGTGGGCACCATCGCCTCCACCTCGTCGAGCACCTGGCCGAGGTCGAGGATCGCCTTCGTCACCTTCGGGCCGAGCCCGAGCTGATCGGCCTCCCGCAGCGACTCGCGCAACGGCATCCCGAGCCGGTCGGCGTGCGCCTGCAGCGCCGCCTCGGTCGCGGGGCCTATGCCGCGCTTGGGGGTGTTCATGATGCGCCGCAGGGCCAGGTCGTCGGCCGGGTTCGCCACCTGGATCAGGTACGCCATCGCGTCCTTGATCTCGGCGCGCTCGTAGAACTTGGTGCCGCCCGCGATGCGATACGGGATGGCCGCGCGGATGAGGATGTCCTCCAGCGCCCTCGTCTGCGAGTTGACGCGGAAGAACACGGCCATGTCCTTGTAGGCGGCCCCCGCCTCGTGCAGCTTCTGGATCTCGTCGGCCACGAACTGCGCCTCGTCGTAGGCCGAGTAGCCCGTGAAGCCCGTGATGCGCTCGCCCGAGCCGACCGTCGTGAACAGGTTCTTCGACTGCCGGTCGAAGTTCTGCGCGATGACGGCGTTCGCCGCGTCGAGGATGTTCTGCGTCGAGCGGTAGTTCTGCTCGAGCAGGATCACCTTCGCCTCGGGGAAGTCGCGCTCGAACTCGACGATGTTGCGGATGTCGGCGCCGCGGAAGGCGTAGATCGACTGGTCGGAGTCGCCCACGACGGTGAGCGAGGCGCCCGGGATGCCGCCCGTGGCGTCCACGCGCATCCGCGTGTCGTCGGGGACGTGCTCGGGCTTGATGGGCCGGGTGAGCTCGCGCACGAGCGCGTACTGGGCGTGGTTGGTGTCCTGGTACTCGTCGACGAGCACATGCCGGAAGCGGCGCTGGTAAAGCGCGGCCACCTCGGGGAAGGCCCGGAACAGGTGCACCGTCTCGGCGATGAGGTCGTCGAAGTCGAGGGCGTTGGCGCGGCGCAGTCCCTCGGTGTAGCGGCGGAACACCTCGAGGAAGGCGACCTCGGCCGGGTCGTCGGCGTTCGCCTGCCGCGCGAAGGTGTCGACGTCGGTGAGCTCGTTCTTGAGCTTCGAGATGCGGCCCGCCACGCTCGGCACCGTGAGCCCGAGGGTGTCGACCTCGAGCTCCTTGATGATGCGCTTGAGCAGGGCGCGCGAGTCGGCGGAGTCGTAGATCGTGAACGCCGACTTCAGCCCCATGACCTCCGCCTGCCGACGCAGGATGCGCACGCACGCCGAGTGGAAGGTCGAGATCCACATGCCGTCGGCGGCGCCGCCCACGAGCTGCTGCACGCGCTCGCGCATCTCGGCGGCCGCCTTGTTGGTGAAGGTGATGGCGAGGATCTGACTCGGCCACGCCTCGCGGCCCGCGATGAGACTCGCGATCCGGCGGGTGAGCACGCTCGTCTTGCCCGAGCCGGCGCCCGCGACGATCAGCAGGGCGGGGCCCCGGTACTGCACCGCCTCGCGCTGCTGCGGGTTGAGGCCGGCCAGCAGCGCTTCGTCGACGGCGGGCGCGGACGCGGCGGGGTCACCCGGATCGCTGTCGAATCCGTCGAGGAGGAAGGTCATGGCCGCCCCAGTCTAGGTCGACCCGCCCACACCCCGGGCCGGGATCAGGAGTCGTCGCGGGCCGAGACGGCGAGGTCGGGGTGGTCGGCGAAGACGCCGTCGACACCCGTCGCGAGCACGCTGTCGAACTCGCCGCGCCAGTCGCCCCACGCGGAGGCGCCGCCCGCGCCGCG encodes:
- a CDS encoding MFS transporter, whose product is MRFAALRAPWYKGYLAGGSLMMGADHVEHAITYFVMWQLFESPVLAGFAVISHWVPQLLFAIPFGALADRFDCRRLIQLGAACFMLASAGWAVLIATNTLEPWHCVVLLILHGLAGTFWGPADQLMLYDIVGPKELPSAVRLMATGLNLGMLVGPAIGAALLFTVGAAWGMAINVLLYLPFVIYLLLVPYDGHSRVSDRPAAARFRDVLGVLREVPRHPPILAVMVLQALVGLFIGSAVVTLLPEFGQLLGLEASGLAYGLLLVAMATGAVAAGIGLEAIGRIRVSVRLAITATIVFAAALVVFAISRSFALSLVVLVVAGMANLTSSSTSQAIVQLEAPPDRRGRFLGASAMASNGSRVGSGILIGALGSWLGVTWAVGIDAALLLASAAVLLALVLVRRRRMETRHTAPVEPSEPEALGEN
- a CDS encoding ATP-dependent helicase, whose translation is MTFLLDGFDSDPGDPAASAPAVDEALLAGLNPQQREAVQYRGPALLIVAGAGSGKTSVLTRRIASLIAGREAWPSQILAITFTNKAAAEMRERVQQLVGGAADGMWISTFHSACVRILRRQAEVMGLKSAFTIYDSADSRALLKRIIKELEVDTLGLTVPSVAGRISKLKNELTDVDTFARQANADDPAEVAFLEVFRRYTEGLRRANALDFDDLIAETVHLFRAFPEVAALYQRRFRHVLVDEYQDTNHAQYALVRELTRPIKPEHVPDDTRMRVDATGGIPGASLTVVGDSDQSIYAFRGADIRNIVEFERDFPEAKVILLEQNYRSTQNILDAANAVIAQNFDRQSKNLFTTVGSGERITGFTGYSAYDEAQFVADEIQKLHEAGAAYKDMAVFFRVNSQTRALEDILIRAAIPYRIAGGTKFYERAEIKDAMAYLIQVANPADDLALRRIMNTPKRGIGPATEAALQAHADRLGMPLRESLREADQLGLGPKVTKAILDLGQVLDEVEAMVPTSPPADVLTELLVRTGYVDALRATRDPQDEVRAENVEELLSFTKEFAKRNPEGRLVDFLTEVALVAAADEIDDASGTVTLMTLHTAKGLEYDTVFLTGIEEDLLPHRISAGEPGGVAEERRLFYVGITRAKKRLYLSLAMTRSQFGDTSVAMPSRFLQDVPAHLIDWRQSPGMANSYGGSRSRALNAGRPRQSFSYSTSLPPAPAREKREWTSAVTGAVRDNGDLTLAPGDRIRHTDFGEGRVVDVTGQAPKAVAEVQFDTAGRKRLLVKIAPIEKL